The Procambarus clarkii isolate CNS0578487 chromosome 37, FALCON_Pclarkii_2.0, whole genome shotgun sequence genome window below encodes:
- the LOC138371915 gene encoding tripartite motif-containing protein 59-like: MMDNKPEECSVCFNDYDDNRLRPRTLPCGHTFCSQCIDNAIKNGQLTCPSCRAEHAATASTQFPISYVVEAFVRKLKNIQLTAEEVVPAKPYEGPSRGISKKLRSLVQEQKSIISTLIISCKEVLSQLGEYRGQLGDWKTHHLQLQDRLYALVEENKSAMKLLELEDTSVVDMTTQGEEGKTQLQAMLGSLDTVNTPQEVDTTIDTADECSMKMEDWLQKCQELFPDVKTVHTSVKVISQDIELGFEERKPIPRFIEIPQVLLLTFLNIQSKIVV; encoded by the exons gataacaaaccagaggaatgttcagtgtgttttaacgattatgatgacaatcggctacggcctcgcacactgccgtgtggccacacattctgctcccagtgtattgacaatgctatcaagaatggtcagctgacctgccccagctgccgtgccgagcacgctgccacagcatctactcagttcccaattagctATGTTGTGGAGGCATTTGTTAGGAAACTCAAAAATATCCAGCTAACAGCTGAGGAAGTAGTGCCAGCAAAACCTTATGAAGGTCCCTCCAGAGGCATCAGTAAGAAGTTACGTtccctggtgcaggagcagaagagcatcaTCAGCACCCTCATTATTAGCTGTAAAGAAGTAttgtcccagctgggggagtaccgggggcagctgggggactggaagactcaccacctccagctccaggacagactctatgctctggtagaggagaacaagtcagcaatgaagctcttggaactggaggataccagtgtggtggatatgacaacacaaggagaggaagggaagactcagctgcaggccatgttggggagcctcgacacagtcaacactccacaggaggttgacacaaccatagacacagctgatgagTGCAGCATGAAGATGGAAGATTggctccagaagtgccaggaactcttcccagatgtcaagactgtccacacctcagtgaag gtcatatcacaagatattgagttgggttttgaggagaggaagcctaTTCCTAGGTTTATCGAGATTCCCCAAGTTCTACTACTGACTTTCCTTAACATACAATCTAAAATAGTTGTCTAA